A stretch of Caenorhabditis elegans chromosome IV DNA encodes these proteins:
- the H06H21.8 gene encoding CHK kinase-like domain-containing protein (Confirmed by transcript evidence), producing MKAKLKQLRRLVESSFPEIENFHEKVDASFEKLENAKSFWSEIYVAHLKVVGDGVKVPESVFIKVPRISENVLRCEDESAVNHLNDVLLYYSKKENLFYKHFEYGSIPNFPFPKVYFTEDINGEATGGIVAENLSEKVFAVEHIPGLKHEQILRLMEALAGLHSFLMKRDDKSYVESFVEGAHGRETFSEGMQNMMFEEALTLENVSPEVFGNDRIRNIKWSFDYSIKNKATADAISAFPGIICHADLNVTNVLWKKDSAKDEISAIIDYQMLFIGSIAFDIIRVLTLGLNREIRRKMTQNYLDHYHKTLTELSNGKAPFSMEELLHQYSLIYPFSSNFSLFGIALYIKMYSDGTLGNPEDKEENCKELIDRALGIVEDIEALKNNYK from the exons ATGAAAGCCAAGCTGAAACAACTCCGTCGCCTCGTGGAAAGCTCGTTTCCGGAGATTGAGAATTTTCATGAGAAGGTCGACGCAAGCTTcgagaaacttgaaaatgcgAAGAGCTTCTGGTCGGAAATCTATGTGGCACACTTGAAAGTGGTGGGGGATGGAGTCAAAGTACCGGAGTCGGTATTTataaaa GTCCCACGAATCAGTGAAAATGTACTCCGTTGTGAAGACGAAAGCGCAGTAAATCATCTAAACGATGTTCTGTTGTATTACTCGAAG AAAGAAAACCTATTCTACAAGCACTTTGAATACGGATCAATTCCGAATTTCCCATTTCCAAAAGTCTATTTCACTGAAGATATCAATGGAGAAGCAACTGGAGGAATTGTTGCTGAGAATCTTAGTGAAAAAGTGTTTGCAGTTGAACATATTCCTGGATTGAAACATGAACAAATTCTTCGATTAATGGAAGCTCTCGCTGGATTACatagttttttgatgaaacgAGACGATAAAAGTTATGTGGAGAGTTTTGTGGAAGGAGCACATGGTAGAGAGACTTTTTCCGAAGGAATGCAGAATATGATG tttgaagaaGCATTGACATTGGAAAATGTCTCACCGGAAGTATTTGGAAATGACAGAATTCGAAATATCAAATGGTCCTTCGACTATTCTATCAAGAACAAAGCAACTGCGGACGCTATTTCTG CTTTTCCTGGAATAATCTGCCATGCTGATCTGAACGTGACAAATGTGCTATGGAAGAAGGATAGTGCAAAAGatgaaatttcagcaattatTGATTATCAAATGTTATTTATTGGATCAATTGCATTTGATATTATTCGAGTACTTACTTTGGGATTGAACAGAGAAATTCGAAGAAAGATGACTCAAAACTATTTGGATCACTATCATAAAACTCTCACAGAGCTCTCTAATGGAAAAGCTCCGTTTTCTATGGAAGAG CTCCTTCACCAATACTCCCTGATCTATCCATTTTCATCAAACTTTAGCTTGTTTGGAATCGCTTTGTACATCAAAATGTATTCTGATGGGACACTTGGAAACCCAGAGGACAAGGAAGAAAACTGCAAAGAGCTGATTGACAGAGCACTGGGAATTGTGGAGGATATCGAGGCGTTGAAGAATAATTACAAGTAA
- the H06H21.8 gene encoding CHK kinase-like domain-containing protein (Confirmed by transcript evidence) → MKAKLKQLRRLVESSFPEIENFHEKVDASFEKLENAKSFWSEIYVAHLKVVGDGVKVPESVFIKVPRISENVLRCEDESAVNHLNDVLLYYSKKENLFYKHFEYGSIPNFPFPKVYFTEDINGEATGGIVAENLSEKVFAVEHIPGLKHEQILRLMEALAGLHSFLMKRDDKSYVESFVEGAHGRETFSEGMQNMMFEEALTLENVSPEVFGNDRIRNIKWSFDYSIKNKATADAISAFPGIICHADLNVTNVLWKKDSAKDEISAIIDYQMLFIGSIAFDIIRVLTLGLNREIRRKMTQNYLDHYHKTLTELSNGKAPFSMEELVWNRFVHQNVF, encoded by the exons ATGAAAGCCAAGCTGAAACAACTCCGTCGCCTCGTGGAAAGCTCGTTTCCGGAGATTGAGAATTTTCATGAGAAGGTCGACGCAAGCTTcgagaaacttgaaaatgcgAAGAGCTTCTGGTCGGAAATCTATGTGGCACACTTGAAAGTGGTGGGGGATGGAGTCAAAGTACCGGAGTCGGTATTTataaaa GTCCCACGAATCAGTGAAAATGTACTCCGTTGTGAAGACGAAAGCGCAGTAAATCATCTAAACGATGTTCTGTTGTATTACTCGAAG AAAGAAAACCTATTCTACAAGCACTTTGAATACGGATCAATTCCGAATTTCCCATTTCCAAAAGTCTATTTCACTGAAGATATCAATGGAGAAGCAACTGGAGGAATTGTTGCTGAGAATCTTAGTGAAAAAGTGTTTGCAGTTGAACATATTCCTGGATTGAAACATGAACAAATTCTTCGATTAATGGAAGCTCTCGCTGGATTACatagttttttgatgaaacgAGACGATAAAAGTTATGTGGAGAGTTTTGTGGAAGGAGCACATGGTAGAGAGACTTTTTCCGAAGGAATGCAGAATATGATG tttgaagaaGCATTGACATTGGAAAATGTCTCACCGGAAGTATTTGGAAATGACAGAATTCGAAATATCAAATGGTCCTTCGACTATTCTATCAAGAACAAAGCAACTGCGGACGCTATTTCTG CTTTTCCTGGAATAATCTGCCATGCTGATCTGAACGTGACAAATGTGCTATGGAAGAAGGATAGTGCAAAAGatgaaatttcagcaattatTGATTATCAAATGTTATTTATTGGATCAATTGCATTTGATATTATTCGAGTACTTACTTTGGGATTGAACAGAGAAATTCGAAGAAAGATGACTCAAAACTATTTGGATCACTATCATAAAACTCTCACAGAGCTCTCTAATGGAAAAGCTCCGTTTTCTATGGAAGAG CTTGTTTGGAATCGCTTTGTACATCAAAATGTATTCTGA
- the mpz-4 gene encoding PDZ domain-containing protein (Confirmed by transcript evidence), whose translation MPQEIPPAVKYKIYPEGAEGIDTVWERPGFKKGEIEARVKDVVILRGEPVPNSYKMLVEATFELPKKDKITQLGLVNRHGLVTRVHYASPFKGAILPGDIILQVNGTTVSFDEKQLTEHVDETTGGASLQSNVKTVKRKPTTTPKTEPVRAPHSLYPDFKVVVGKILNSKSETKITVLVARLKNRMSTSKIPNGILATQDHTIDLAILYQFKYLQLGLNVQQVDRKVVVNYTIPDSVSHCSLNIGEAIIAVDDKPINTLADNRQRFREGFEANGWIRLLVEYPNTDPIKNMVRGQLANVMRTAERPQYLLCGDVRKYFVEGIEALKNGKALAPILKEEEGPGEVGKKKSDAKVTKKDPAVGFNNTTEEFFIPAEWNSKLFVWLPPLKTKVTESASSNMPVKK comes from the exons ATGCCACAAGAAATTCCACCTGCAgtcaaatataaaatctatCCGGAAGGTGCAGAGGGAATAGACACGGTTTGGGAGCGGCCCGGATTCAAGAAGGGAGAG ATAGAAGCTCGAGTCAAAGATGTGGTCATTCTGCGTGGAGAACCAGTTCCAAACAGCTACAAAATGCTTGTAGAGGCCACATTTGAGCTCCCAAAGAAGGATAAAATAACG CAACTCGGACTCGTCAATCGACATGGGTTGGTCACTCGTGTTCATTACGCGAGCCCATTCAAAGGAGCAATTCTACCGGGTGACATCATCTTGCAAGTGAACGGTACGACTGTCTCATTCGATGAGAAACAATTGACAGAGCATGTCGACGAGACCACCGGTGGAGCAAGTCTCCAGTCAAATGTGAAGACTGTTAAGAGGAAGCCAACGACTACACC GAAAACTGAACCTGTGAGAGCACCACATTCACTTTATCCAGACTTCAAGGTTGTTGTCGGAAAGATTTTGAACTCAAAATCTGAGACAAAGATTACGGTTCTGGTCGCTAGATTGAAGAACAGAATGTCTACGTCTAAGATTCCAAATG GTATCTTAGCCACACAGGATCACACCATCGATTTGGCCATTCTCTACCAATTCAAATACCTGCAGCTTGGTCTGAACGTGCAGCAGGTCGACAGAAAAGTGGTGGTCAACTACACTATTCCGGATTCAGTTTCACATTGTAGTTTGAATATTGGTGAAGCTATTATTGCTGTTGATGATAAACCAATCAACACTCTGGCAGATAATCGTCAACGATTTCGCGAAGGATTTGAGGCGAATGGATGGATTCGATTGTTGGTTGAGTATCCGAATACGGATCCAATCAAAAATATGGTTCGGGGACAGCTTGCA AATGTTATGAGAACTGCCGAACGACCGCAATACTTGCTTTGTGGAGATGTCCGTAAATACTTTGTAGAAGGAATTGaagctctgaaaaatggaaaagcgTTGGCTCCCATTTTAAAAGAGGAAGAAGGGCCGGGAGAAGTTGGGAAGAAGAAGAGTGATGCGAAAGTTACCAAAAA GGACCCGGCTGTTGGATTCAACAACACAActgaagaattttttattccggCGGAATGGAACTCGAAGCTTTTCGTTTGGCTCCCGCCGCTGAAGACCAAGGTGACCGAATCGGCATCTTCGAACATGCCGGTTAAAAAATGA